A window from Drosophila yakuba strain Tai18E2 chromosome 3L, Prin_Dyak_Tai18E2_2.1, whole genome shotgun sequence encodes these proteins:
- the LOC6533113 gene encoding protein vein isoform X5, translating into MYAQHLRKWSLKTKKQLMPLILLIISYMSATCVLSSSATTQQLQLQQHLQQQQQQQQLPRLWEGSAEESSYYIPLSSDNGSGSSESAESSSSSSSSSSSSNIDNNILSRLLSRNSNSLSSRSNVKLKPATVFDAGSSSPAQQEQHVAAVPEQQQQLQQQQQQQQQQLQQQQQLQQQQQQQQQQPQQQQLQQQQQSMQKVPNTLINSQIYNLLYNGMPSEAASSKTRRHIQSTQLPHQLESLAQLPSNYSSRPAVRSYLIESYELPVSQLAEDRSAEQAARSRRDGSSNANGGSRQKHRNGHRKQLQQDRSDHRRQRQDQQKEQRRQQQQQQPHQHQHKSSNKHHHHQQQQKQQQQQRGKHQRNRQRNHQRSGRYCSARDPAQLAYAAPTVFQGVFKSMSADRRVNFSATMKVERVYKQQHDLQLPTLVRLQFALSNSSGECDIYRERLLPRGMLRSGNDLQQASDISYMMFVQQTNPGNFTILGQPMMVSESVMKAVELAVSENYERIDREDQGGAE; encoded by the coding sequence ATGTATGCGCAACATTTGCGCAAATGGAgtctaaaaacaaaaaagcaactAATGCCATTGATATTGCTAATTATCAGCTACATGTCAGCAACATGTGTGTTGTCGTCGTCGGCGACGacgcagcagctgcagctgcagcagcatctgcagcaacagcaacagcagcagcagcttccaAGATTATGGGAAGGCAGTGCCGAAGAAAGCAGCTACTATATACCACTGAGTTCGGATAACGGCAGCGGGAGCAGTGAAAGCGccgagagcagcagcagcagtagcagcagcagcagcagtagcaacatcGACAACAATATCTTAAGTAGGCTGCTCAGCCGCAACAGCAATAGTCTTAGTAGCCGTAGCAATGTTAAGTTAAAGCCAGCAACAGTATTCGACGCCGGCAGCAGTTCACCCGCTCAGCAGGAGCAACATGTGGCTGCGGtgccagagcagcagcagcaactgcagcagcagcaacagcagcagcaacagcaactgcagcagcagcagcaactgcagcagcagcaacagcagcagcaacagcagccgcaacagcagcaactgcagcagcaacagcagtcaATGCAAAAAGTTCCAAATACTTTAATCAATAgtcaaatatataatttattatacaaTGGCATGCCCAGCGAGGCGGCGAGCAGCAAAACGCGTCGTCACATTCAATCCACACAGCTGCCCCATCAGCTGGAGAGCTTAGCGCAATTGCCGAGCAACTACAGCAGTCGACCGGCGGTGCGTAGCTATCTCATAGAGTCCTATGAGTTGCCAGTTAGCCAGCTGGCGGAGGATCGCAGTGCGGAGCAGGCGGCGCGAAGTCGTCGCGATGGCAGCAGCAATGCCAATGGCGGCAGCCGGCAGAAACATCGCAATGGCCATCGGAAGCAGTTGCAGCAGGACAGAAGCGATCATCGCCGCCAGCGGCAGGatcagcagaaggagcagcgccgccagcagcagcaacagcagccgcatcagcatcagcacaagagcagcaacaagcatcatcaccaccagcagcagcagaagcagcagcagcagcagcgcggGAAGCACCAACGGAATCGCCAGCGGAATCACCAGCGATCTGGACGCTACTGCTCCGCACGGGATCCCGCGCAATTGGCGTACGCGGCGCCCACCGTTTTCCAGGGCGTCTTCAAATCCATGTCCGCCGATCGGCGGGTGAACTTCTCGGCCACCATGAAGGTGGAGCGTGTGTACAAGCAGCAGCACGACCTGCAACTCCCCACCTTGGTGCGACTGCAGTTCGCGCTGAGCAACTCCAGCGGCGAGTGCGACATCTACAGGGAGCGACTGTTGCCGCGTGGCATGCTGCGTTCCGGAAATGATCTGCAGCAAGCGTCGGATATATCCTACATGATGTTCGTGCAGCAAACGAATCCCGGCAACTTCACCATCCTTGGCCAGCCCATGATGGTCAGCGAGTCAGTGATGAAAGCGGTCGAATTGGCTGTGAGCGAAAATTATG